A genomic stretch from Chitinophaga lutea includes:
- a CDS encoding DUF2357 domain-containing protein — MQKLRDIEVFVPISKTESVCVQIAAQSNVDCLWKISTAEAIEFGEAEIQVVEGLTYQYRVAEGYELFASAKVVRPFKFNISFGTISPGNYVGTLSIDVRQVGSSDVLGQLHLEVRSVKIDYRSDYRFMLEEIAEKCTELIMAHNAPILQRFEPKQNTSSKVAYQRFCFVKGIIDSEAFSNAVNKILVFPATKWGEEEAEVDARKLRRLNSRQLRQIANSPRGAVLKINALKKAESLDTPENRFIKYALEQFADVCTVFYDAIEDNPRHVAEVRRVEERIRLYLSHNVFKDVGRLHSLPLQSPVLQRKSGYREILRAWIFFDLAAQLSWEGGDDVYEGGKKDVAALYEYWLFFKLVDVIGENFLLKESNLLGLIEHTKDGMGLKLKQGRLLAVEGVFEAPSRKLNVQFCYNRTFSKGSTYPNKGSWTTALRPDYTLSIWPFGLNSDEAERQELIVHLHFDAKYRIAHLKHFDDEVVADSEMGIVNSTKYRTVDLLKMHTYRDAIRRTAGAYVLYPGEESDNLRGFHEILPGLGAFAIRPTRSNTGIFTFKQFLREVVKHFLNRASQRERMSAYVFKTYQASDVPNMNIALPEALGKNRDLLLDETTVLVGYCKNEQHLEWILSASLYNTRWNAEMESINLNSRLTGARYLLLHNKKNSLQSRLLKLSAAGPRILSRKDLISRGYPGRPTQAYYLVFEIDPALEPEFKNYQWDVTQLEGYRKGRDFALPFATDLLELFVRAKIVNEE; from the coding sequence ATGCAGAAGCTTAGAGATATTGAGGTCTTTGTTCCAATTTCTAAAACGGAATCAGTTTGCGTCCAAATAGCAGCGCAGTCAAACGTTGATTGCCTTTGGAAGATCTCGACGGCAGAAGCAATTGAATTTGGAGAGGCTGAGATACAAGTAGTAGAGGGGCTTACCTATCAATATCGAGTTGCTGAAGGTTATGAACTGTTCGCCAGTGCAAAGGTTGTTCGCCCGTTTAAGTTCAATATATCTTTTGGTACAATCAGTCCTGGTAACTATGTTGGAACATTGTCCATAGATGTTCGGCAAGTGGGAAGTAGCGATGTATTGGGCCAATTGCATCTGGAAGTGCGATCTGTTAAAATTGACTATCGCTCAGATTATCGATTCATGCTTGAGGAAATAGCGGAGAAGTGTACAGAGTTGATTATGGCTCACAATGCGCCTATCCTTCAGCGATTTGAACCGAAACAAAATACGTCAAGTAAAGTCGCATATCAACGTTTTTGTTTTGTTAAGGGAATTATCGATTCCGAAGCGTTTAGCAACGCCGTAAATAAAATATTGGTGTTTCCAGCGACGAAATGGGGGGAAGAAGAAGCGGAAGTTGATGCACGAAAGTTAAGGCGTCTGAATAGCCGGCAACTTCGACAAATAGCAAACTCGCCTCGAGGAGCTGTACTTAAGATAAATGCGCTAAAAAAGGCAGAGTCATTAGATACACCAGAGAATCGCTTTATAAAATATGCGCTGGAGCAATTTGCAGACGTTTGCACTGTTTTTTATGACGCTATAGAAGATAATCCAAGACATGTGGCCGAAGTTCGCAGGGTAGAGGAGCGGATTCGGTTGTATTTATCGCATAACGTATTTAAAGATGTAGGAAGGTTACACAGTCTACCGCTACAGAGCCCTGTTCTTCAGCGAAAATCTGGATATAGGGAAATATTAAGGGCGTGGATTTTCTTTGATTTAGCAGCTCAACTTTCTTGGGAAGGAGGAGACGATGTGTATGAGGGAGGCAAAAAGGATGTGGCTGCGTTATATGAATATTGGCTGTTTTTTAAATTAGTCGATGTAATTGGAGAGAACTTCCTGTTAAAGGAGTCAAACCTATTAGGTTTGATCGAGCACACAAAGGATGGAATGGGGCTGAAACTTAAGCAGGGAAGGCTACTTGCGGTAGAAGGGGTATTTGAGGCACCAAGTCGAAAGCTGAATGTTCAATTTTGTTATAATAGAACCTTCTCTAAAGGGAGTACCTATCCCAATAAAGGTAGTTGGACAACAGCATTGAGACCTGATTATACGCTAAGCATTTGGCCCTTTGGTTTGAATAGCGATGAAGCTGAAAGACAAGAGTTAATTGTTCACCTCCACTTTGATGCAAAGTACAGGATTGCTCATTTAAAGCATTTTGACGATGAAGTTGTTGCCGATTCAGAAATGGGAATTGTCAATTCGACAAAATATCGCACGGTAGATCTTTTGAAAATGCATACCTATCGCGACGCAATTCGAAGGACGGCAGGTGCATATGTATTATATCCTGGAGAAGAATCAGATAATCTAAGAGGATTCCACGAAATCTTGCCCGGATTGGGAGCGTTTGCTATTCGTCCTACAAGGTCAAACACTGGTATTTTTACATTTAAACAGTTTTTGAGAGAGGTGGTAAAGCATTTTCTTAACAGAGCCTCTCAACGAGAGCGAATGTCTGCGTATGTTTTTAAAACCTATCAAGCTAGCGATGTTCCCAATATGAATATTGCCCTGCCAGAAGCACTTGGAAAGAACCGGGACCTTCTACTCGATGAAACTACTGTTTTGGTAGGATATTGTAAAAATGAACAGCATCTCGAATGGATACTTTCGGCAAGTTTATATAATACGAGATGGAATGCAGAGATGGAGTCAATTAATTTGAATTCGCGGCTTACCGGGGCGCGATATTTATTACTGCATAATAAAAAGAATTCTTTGCAAAGCCGATTACTCAAGCTGTCAGCCGCGGGCCCCCGGATTCTATCTAGAAAGGATTTGATATCCAGAGGGTATCCTGGTCGCCCGACACAGGCTTATTATTTGGTCTTTGAAATTGATCCTGCGTTAGAGCCTGAGTTTAAAAACTATCAATGGGATGTAACCCAACTAGAGGGATATAGAAAGGGAAGGGACTTTGCACTTCCTTTTGCAACTGACTTATTAGAGTTATTTGTAAGGGCAAAAATAGTGAATGAGGAATAG
- a CDS encoding McrB family protein, which translates to MAIPNNLTHDHFLKAVDLIDRQGVPPGAQSKVYDAVWRGKRYPPKLLVSYANLFANGIELDRDSFPGGMKTRCFKLLLNSGFTIIKKEEAMSSSEANSISSIVFEFLDRVHNDPKNLKKANFEGKIFEGLKIVAGFGQGNTAKIPWIALLADDQKVSEGIYPVYLYFIAQQRLVLAYGISETREPPHPWPFKRETVQAFFKSNEGVSPKRYGSSYYFKDYSINKSRKNYGLESKILEDDIEELVLEYKEVVGKMNKRTVEPNKVSKRQSISEPFECQQFVSSLNNTYFKTEPGLVRRFIAALATKPFVILTGLSGSGKTRIAISFAKWISKDHGRQVCVVPVGADWTNREPLLGFPNMQKEKTYVSPENGVLDLIISASEDPTMPYFLILDEMNLSHVERYFADFLSCMESGEEICLHPGPGRWNEGRIPSKLKLPNNLFVIGTVNIDETTYMFSPKVLDRASVIEFKVSTESMIEFLRSDTLADVRSLEGQGNAMAQEFVKLATTQTGNFSHNEITNELIGFYKALKAVGAEFGFRTAAEIKRFITVAKEIDQWENADLIDCIIMQKLLPRLHGSRRKLEQTMEILAKLCLKDSEKKVLDYLNQEVAQTTDSDLNIRYRLSLEKIKRMYKSLVDQGFTSYAEA; encoded by the coding sequence ATGGCTATACCCAATAATTTAACCCATGATCATTTTCTTAAAGCAGTAGATCTGATTGATCGACAAGGTGTTCCTCCGGGTGCACAGTCCAAGGTTTATGACGCTGTGTGGCGTGGGAAGCGTTACCCACCGAAGCTACTAGTTTCTTACGCTAACCTCTTCGCAAACGGGATTGAATTGGACCGTGATAGCTTTCCCGGCGGAATGAAGACTCGATGCTTTAAACTGTTGTTAAACAGTGGATTCACTATTATAAAGAAAGAAGAAGCTATGTCCAGTTCAGAAGCTAATTCGATTTCCTCAATTGTATTTGAGTTCCTCGATAGGGTTCACAATGATCCAAAGAATCTCAAAAAAGCCAACTTTGAGGGCAAGATATTCGAGGGGCTTAAAATAGTAGCAGGTTTCGGACAAGGCAATACAGCAAAAATTCCGTGGATAGCGTTGTTGGCGGATGACCAAAAAGTATCAGAAGGAATTTACCCGGTCTATTTATATTTTATTGCGCAACAGCGCCTAGTACTCGCTTATGGAATAAGTGAAACTCGCGAACCTCCACATCCTTGGCCCTTTAAAAGAGAGACCGTACAGGCCTTTTTTAAGAGCAATGAAGGAGTTAGTCCAAAGCGATACGGGAGCTCCTACTATTTCAAGGACTACTCAATTAACAAGTCTAGGAAAAACTATGGACTCGAAAGTAAAATTCTCGAAGATGACATTGAAGAACTAGTGTTAGAATATAAAGAAGTTGTTGGTAAAATGAATAAAAGAACTGTAGAGCCCAATAAGGTTTCAAAGAGACAATCGATATCAGAACCTTTTGAATGTCAACAATTTGTTTCCTCGTTAAACAATACATATTTTAAGACGGAGCCAGGTCTAGTTCGGCGCTTTATTGCGGCTTTAGCAACAAAGCCATTTGTTATCCTAACTGGCTTATCGGGTTCAGGCAAAACCCGAATCGCCATTTCTTTTGCCAAATGGATAAGTAAAGATCATGGTCGGCAAGTCTGCGTCGTGCCAGTTGGTGCAGACTGGACCAATCGTGAGCCGCTCTTGGGGTTTCCCAATATGCAGAAGGAAAAAACATATGTGTCCCCAGAAAATGGTGTACTTGATTTGATTATTTCGGCTTCAGAAGACCCAACTATGCCTTATTTTCTCATTCTTGATGAGATGAACCTAAGCCATGTAGAGCGATATTTTGCAGACTTTCTAAGTTGCATGGAGTCTGGAGAAGAGATCTGTTTACATCCTGGTCCTGGAAGATGGAATGAAGGTAGAATTCCGAGTAAATTGAAGCTTCCTAATAATTTGTTTGTAATAGGAACAGTGAATATTGATGAAACAACTTATATGTTCAGTCCAAAGGTCTTAGATAGGGCTTCCGTTATTGAGTTTAAGGTTTCGACGGAAAGCATGATTGAGTTTTTGCGAAGTGATACCCTTGCAGATGTAAGGTCTCTTGAGGGGCAAGGGAACGCAATGGCACAAGAGTTTGTGAAGCTAGCCACGACGCAGACAGGGAACTTTTCACACAATGAGATAACAAATGAGTTAATCGGATTTTATAAAGCGTTGAAGGCTGTTGGAGCGGAATTTGGATTTAGGACGGCAGCTGAAATAAAGCGATTTATAACAGTTGCAAAGGAGATTGATCAATGGGAGAACGCCGATCTGATAGATTGCATTATTATGCAAAAATTGCTTCCAAGATTGCATGGCTCAAGACGGAAGCTAGAGCAGACAATGGAAATATTGGCAAAATTGTGCTTGAAGGATAGCGAAAAAAAAGTGCTAGACTACTTAAATCAAGAGGTGGCCCAAACTACAGACAGTGATCTTAATATTAGGTATCGGTTGTCATTAGAAAAAATCAAAAGGATGTACAAGAGCCTTGTAGACCAAGGCTTTACAAGTTATGCAGAAGCTTAG